In Vitis vinifera cultivar Pinot Noir 40024 chromosome 4, ASM3070453v1, the genomic window ATTATCCCAAGAGGCTTCATGTGATAATTTATTGATAGAGTGGTCATTGCAGTCAATATTTTGCAGTGGATGTGAACCACATTTAAATGtttcattatttgaaaaattggcgGAAGCAAACTATTGTCTTGATtctttcaaccattttcttaatTGAAGAATATTTGGAAACTAGGGAACACTTGAACCATTCATGAATCAAACTGAGAGGCTTGGCTTGGCTTGGCTTGGCTTGGCTTGGCTTTTGGGATTGACCCTATAGGATAATGGTTGGGAAGCATTTTATGTTGTAATATCCACATCACACTGTTACTTTCACTCAGTTCATACTTTAAGCTGGTCATTTGACACTGAACATATTGGTGGCTGCTTGGTTAGATTACTGTTGTTAAAGTTTGAGGATGTGAATGTACTAGATATGTTGGTATATAATTTATCATGGGCTGAACGATTTTGGTCAAGATCTTTGCTTTGGAACAGAAGCACAATTAGCTGAGGCACCTTTGTCATACCAAGAAGCCCACCAGCTATTACACTTGGTAAGGTCCTAGCCTGCCTGGAATATCACTTGGAAATCTCATACAAAGTTCCTTAGCTTGCTGTTTATACTCGAGTTGAGTTGAAATTGGACTTTGCTGGCATGGCTTTTATGTCTGTATGGTGTAGTCACTAAATATGATGATCTATGATTGGTTTTATCTGTTTCATTTGATATATAATCTGTGAAAGTCATAGGTTTCCTCAAACCTTGTGAACAGAAGCAGCAGACGATGTACAAGTTGAAAATTTACAAGTGAGACATCTGATTCTGTATATTACTTTCTAACCATTGGGATTATTCGTGCATATGGATGTATCCTCTTCTTTCTCTGCTGTTGGTGCTGCACACTTGGACACGACCTGGTTCTGACACTTGTCATGCATTTACAGGGCTGTGAAGGTGACTGCTACATGGTATGTGTCATTTGCTTTTATGTGCACTTTCTGAATTCTAGGTGCTGTGACCTTTAGAATGACCTGCACTTCCAAGGGTTTCTTTTTCTGTTGTTTCTAGAGGGCTAACCAGATGGTTTGGGTTCAAGCAGGGTTCATTTTGAGCATGGAATTATCACATTGTGACTTTCTTGATGGCCTGTTGAAGCGGGGAATGTTCCCTTCAGAAGCAAGGCGCAATTGAACCTGCATCTTCTGATTAACCTGatcggaattaaaaaaaaaaagggtctttGCTTTGTCGATTTTGTGCTTCTCTACAGCTTCCTAGGTTTTCACCCTCATTGCAGGTATGATTGGTTTGCACCTATTAGCCATTGGTGGTCAAGCTGCCTACCCAAATAAGAACTGTTGACGCCATAAATTGTTTGTGGACACGGTATACTACGAGTGCTGCCAACAACATCCATGTCTGAACTTAACATGTTAAATTCCTATCTGATACATATCTGTGCctgtttcttgttttttggCAACTCCAAGCCATGATTTAATAGGGAGACGGCATATGCTGAACTTGAAGATTTTATGGTCATCTCAGTGTATTGTGGTATTTTATAGATCAAGAGCGATGGCTGTGATACTTGATAGAAGTGTTATTGAGAAATCTATTTAATAGATTGGACATTTGATTTCAGGTGAGGATTTATCATACTATTTTTGCCTTTTTCTGTGCGTACTACTAGGTTTTGGGTTGGTTAATGATTTTTGTGAGATTTGCGGATCTTTACCTTATGTGATAGCAAATCTTGGATGATGGTTTCGAGGACAAGTTTGGATCTGTATTATCTGATTGGATTTTGTGGTGGTTTTTCGCTCGTGGTGCAAAACGGCCGAGGCCAAGTTTGATTGAGAGCCCAGATGAAGTCCCACGGTGGTGATGAACAATGGAGTCTCCGACTGTTATCTGATAACACTTTTGAGGCTCCTCTTACATGGGTTTTTGAATttagcaaaagaaaaagaagagtttCAAAAGGGTTTAGAGCATTTTCACTTCGTATTTTCTTCCTATTCAAGAGGGTTAAGAATCATTTTTTTGATTGTGGGAAACTTGTGTTCGGGGGAAACTGCAAGAGATGAAAATGGACAAAGGGaaacaaagaaaggaaattaaaggaaagtaaaataaaatttaaggttAAGGAATCGTCTTTGgatatcattaaaatttattttaaataattttaaaatgtgtatgTATTTGATTAATCTTATTCGTGTTTAGTttgttcatgttttttttatgataaattgaacaaaataaaatctttatcaATGATTTTCTGTATCTTAACACAGTataaatatttactaaattgtcttatcttttataaatttttattaaccACGTAAATCAAGGCGATCAATGCAGAAGGTTgtctaaattataattttagattttgaggtaatttaagttttttaaatattcagtTATTTAAACAactctaaagaaaaaaaacaaaaagcctTCCCTTGCACTTTCCAAAAccattattaaatttttttaaaacgaaAAAACAGGAGCATGAAAAAATCCATTATAATATCTAGCCCCCCACCATCCCAGTTATTTTGCCGCTAAACAAAACGATTGCTGGTCAATCAATCTCAGCAGCATTTAATTCACTGCAGTTGCCAAAAAGCAAACGCTGAATACCACAATGGGCTTGGCAAGATAAATGCTGTCTAAGCATATAAAATATGGAATCCCAGTTGAGTTCGTAAACACTTACATTACATTCGACAACCCTGTACACTACATTTCACCAATCTATATACCCCTTGATACCAACTAAGCTATCCCCCCaccaaaaaccctaaaagattTCCAACCATACCTATATTGTCGATGCCATTTTCTGACAAATTTAACATGTTGGCCTGCAACATAATCTCCTCAGATGAACTCTTTcctgagaaaaaggaaaaaagaaagaaaacagaaGAATATTTGAACCAAAAGTCAAAGGGATGAATTATTAACTTGATTGATGATATAAAAGGAGAGAAGAAAATTTGTGTGGATTCAACAATGCTTGCCTCTGTGTTGTCATGGTCATATCGAATCAAGAAGAGACACCTGCATCCCCTTATATCAtgcatttttctttgaatttctaCAACATGGGCATCATAGTAGATTGCTTGATCCCTCCTTTCCTGATGTTTATGCAAATAAAATGATAAGCTAACACGGAGAGGATATTAGCTAATGGTAAcaataaaaactaaagaaaatttagTCTTGTTATAAATATATTGTGAAAATGAAACTATTGTAATTAGTGAGATTCTTATGGTTAAAGATGAAAGGGAGACATGAGCTTATTTGGAAGTGCATgactaataaaaaattgaaagtacCTGGAAGCAGAGAACGACGTCTCCAACCTTAACTTTGTGACATTCTGAATGCTCCAGGGGGAGAGAGCGTTCACGCACCGCCTTTTTCACATTTACCCATTCATCCTCCTCAGCCCCAAATCCAACAAATCTTACACGAACTTCCtgcaataaatgaaaaattatgcTAAACTTCCCTTCAGATTTGAAGATCAACTCATGTTTTCGCCAGTTCTACATCACTCAGAAAAGACTTCTAACATTGAAAATaggcaaaaaataaataaataatgcaaatgataataaaatacaaGCAATGAAATAAAGAGGCATTTCCCACCCAAAAAAGGGGCTAAAACATCATACAGTAAGAAGCTGGCctctaaattaattatttttagtactAAAAGCAATAAAACAAAGAATCATATTTTGACTACTTACAAGTTCACCTGAACTAAGAAATCTGTGGGTGAGGAATGTATCAACATCATACCTGTAAAGGCAGAAAAATTAGAAAGGTGTGCAGGTTTGTGCTAGCTAAAAAGAAAGCAAAGGATTGATCCTAAAAATCTTGCCTACATCCATTCCAACAATGATCAAATTCTCTAGAATGGGCACAAAACTAAGCAAGCCAGTTatgaatatattttcaaaagataaaaagCATACTGTCAGGTCatcatttccctttttattttgaaaaggaGAGGGAAGTATGCATTACAATGCAGAATACAAGAGAGAGACAAACAGAAATGCCATACAATAAGCAGACAGAAGATGAAGTAAAATATATCGATTGAACAGTATTGTTGTGTATTCGTTGAAATCAATTGATGATAAATGGGGCCAGCAACCTCAAGCTCTAGAGCTCTTTATGTTTCACAGGTCTTTACAAGAGTTTGTGAGTGACTTAGAATAAATAACCTTTCTGTAAAAGTCATGTGCATCAAAGTAATTCCATCATGATTACAGCAAACATGCTTATGCAATTTCTACCAGCTGCCTGAGCAGCAATGTATTACAGCAGACCGCTGGTTTGATGAAATTATAGCACACTGTTAAAATTATGCAGCCAAATTACTGGAGTGAGCAATAAACAAGCATACTATacatccaaatattttcaaCAGGTCAGAAATGACCATATACGCATCCTTACCAAGCCCCATCTTTGGATGACCGTGCCTCAAATTCTAATTCTGATAAATCTGGGTCTCCTGCCAGCAAACATCAGTAAACTAGGGGGAAATAGAATTCTGTTTGGTTACAAAAATAAGAATTGTTTTCTGTTAACAAAAATAGATATGaacaaaattatttgatttgcTGATTTGGTTCATCAGGCTCCTCCTTCAACAGATTCAATGGCAAATAAGGGCttttttttaaacatctttTTGGAGAAGCAAATCAGCCAGTCTGTCTGGACTAAACAGCATTATTCTAGAAAAAAGGAACATAACACATTAAAAGTAGTTTgacatgttttcaaaaactaatttaaatatttcttttgaaaattgattatttttagagaacattAACATATTGTTcttcacattttaaaaaatgcaaGCACTTTCACAAATTAAAGTGATCCAAAAACGatcattttcattgttttcattTCTCAAGCTAAAACATTTCTGAAAAAACCAGTTTCATGTCTACTAGCAAACAGTTCCAAAGCATCACTAGAAGGCAAAGGAGAATTGTTTAATTACTATAACCATACTTTAGTAAACAGAAACACAAAGCAGGCATGAAGGATAGAAGAAACTGGGGAGAAGAATTGTTTACTACTGTAAACATGTAAAGTAGTCATTACGCAAAGAACAGATACATAATAAAAACTAGGCACAATCTTGGTCCAAATGCTACAGTAAGTATATGAGAACATAAAGACCAGTTGAATGTTGGCAAGCCCAAAACCACAACTCATCCAATTCATAGGCTGTATAAGGACTTAGGGAAGCACGTGGTCAACTCACCAACATCACATAGTCAAATACCCAATGCTAGGGATAAAAAGTTTCAAAACAATTTGGAGTCCATCAAGTCTCTACTCCATCTGCCTTGGAAAGAAACTTGCTAGCATCATATAGGATATGAAGGTTTGCAATCAATAGTGATATCATATTAGGTTGTTATACAGAGAGTGCATCTCACAGCATGATGCTAATCAGTGGCGGAGCCAGACACCTTTGTTAGGGGGGCAaggagaaaaatattataatatggtTATGGTAATTAAtggtatttattattattaaaaaattggataatttgaaatattaattatgaaaatgtatcaaattaaacaacaaTAGTACTAAGaacattttaaaaagtttaagattatctataaaaattataaagaaaaatcattagaaaatttcaatcattttagTCTTTTGTAGCAAAAacccttaaaattattttaaagaatccAGTCAtttctattataaattttgatatttttcaaatgGAAGAGGCATGCGCCTTTAGGTTTCATTGTCTTATAAccggattttatttatttataccttaGTCTCATTCTTTGTACCTACATCCAAGGCCTAGATTTTTCTATGTACTTTCAAAAGTGGGAATTAAGATTTCCATAGATACTGAAtcaataccttaatttttttccttttttgaataactaaatataagataattgaAAGTAAAGTCTTTTACTTAAAACTTATGTTTCATATAATAAATCATCACTAAAACaataatagtttaaaaatattattttttatgatttagttAAGCCCGATAAGACcgaatcataaaaaataagtataaaaaggaaaaagattgaataaacaagaaaaaataagtaCCAATActaaatgatatttatttatttttaaattttagttcaaTGTCCCCCTGAGCCTTACTTGGCTCCACCAGTGATGCTAAAGTGTTACTTGAATAAAGAATCACCATCAACTGAGATAACAAATCAACAACTGAAGCCCTTTGTAAATGGGAT contains:
- the LOC100245843 gene encoding protein SAWADEE HOMEODOMAIN HOMOLOG 1 isoform X2, with the translated sequence MDRLRPRERRLFSGFTKLEVEKMEKVLKESGEQALNPDFCKRLTGGFNRSSGRAGKPAIKWIEVQSWFQDRLQECTHKVSCPPNVSKELCVLPETFPSNKLHESSQMPEDLSELEFEARSSKDGAWYDVDTFLTHRFLSSGELEVRVRFVGFGAEEDEWVNVKKAVRERSLPLEHSECHKVKVGDVVLCFQERRDQAIYYDAHVVEIQRKMHDIRGCRCLFLIRYDHDNTEERVHLRRLCCRPTC
- the LOC100245843 gene encoding protein SAWADEE HOMEODOMAIN HOMOLOG 1 isoform X1, which encodes MDRLRPRERRLFSGFTKLEVEKMEKVLKESGEQALNPDFCKRLTGGFNRSSGRAGKPAIKWIEVQSWFQDRLQECTHKVSCPPNVSKELCVLPETFPSNKLHESSQMPEGDPDLSELEFEARSSKDGAWYDVDTFLTHRFLSSGELEVRVRFVGFGAEEDEWVNVKKAVRERSLPLEHSECHKVKVGDVVLCFQERRDQAIYYDAHVVEIQRKMHDIRGCRCLFLIRYDHDNTEERVHLRRLCCRPTC
- the LOC100245843 gene encoding protein SAWADEE HOMEODOMAIN HOMOLOG 1 isoform X3; this translates as MDTLMPVNLAQRNVEKMEKVLKESGEQALNPDFCKRLTGGFNRSSGRAGKPAIKWIEVQSWFQDRLQECTHKVSCPPNVSKELCVLPETFPSNKLHESSQMPEGDPDLSELEFEARSSKDGAWYDVDTFLTHRFLSSGELEVRVRFVGFGAEEDEWVNVKKAVRERSLPLEHSECHKVKVGDVVLCFQERRDQAIYYDAHVVEIQRKMHDIRGCRCLFLIRYDHDNTEERVHLRRLCCRPTC